A DNA window from Solanum lycopersicum chromosome 3, SLM_r2.1 contains the following coding sequences:
- the SRP54 gene encoding signal recognition particle subunit SRP54 1: MVLAQLGGSISRALQQMSNATIIDEKVLNECLNEITRALLQADVQFKLVRDMSTNIKKIVNLEDLAAGHNKRRIIQQAVYNELCKILDPGKPAFTLKKGKPSVVMFVGLQGSGKTTTCTKYAYHHQKRGWKPALVCADTFRAGAFDQLKQNATKAKIPFYGSYTESDPVKIAVDGVETFKKENCDLIIVDTSGRHKQEAALFEEMRQVSEATKPDLVIFVMDSSIGQAAFDQAQAFRQSVAVGAVIVTKMDGHAKGGGALSAVAATKSPVIFIGTGEHMDEFEVFDVKPFVSRLLGMGDLSGLVNKIQDVVPMDQQPELLQKLSEGHFTLRIMYEQFQSMLKMGPLGQVFSMLPGFSAEMMPQGREKESQAKFKRYMTMMDSMTDEELDSTNPKILTESRIMRIARGSGRLVHEVMEMLEEYKRLAKIFSKMKGLKIPKKGDMSSLSRNMNAQNMSKVLPPQMLKQIGGMGGLQNLMKQMGSAKDMMGMFGGGGGE; encoded by the exons ATGGTGTTAGCACAATTAGGGGGGAGCATCTCGCGTGCTCTCCAGCAGATGAGCAATGCCACAATCATCGATGAAAAGGTCCTCAACGAGTGCCTCAATGAGATCACCCGTGCTCTTCTACAGGCCGATGTTCAATTTAAGCTAGTTCGTGATATGTCAACAAATATCAAGAAGATTGTCAATCTTGAAGATCTTGCCGCTGGACACAACAAGCGTAGGATTATTCAACAG GCTGTGTATAATGAGCTCTGCAAGATATTGGATCCTGGGAAACCTGCATTTACACTTAAAAAAGGGAAACCTAGTGTTGTAATGTTTGTTGGTTTGCAAG GGTCTGGAAAAACTACAACGTGTACAAAATATGCTTACCACCACCAGAAAAGGGGTTGGAAGCCGGCTCTAGTCTGTGCAGATACCTTCAGAGCTGGTGCTTTCGATCAATTGAAGCAGAATGCTACAAAAGCTAAAATTCCTTTTTATGGAAG CTATACAGAATCAGATCCAGTGAAAATAGCCGTGGACGGTGTAGAAACATTTAAGAAGGAAAATTGTGATCTAATAATTGTGGATACCAGTGGGCGCCACAAACAAGAAGCAGCTCTTTTTGAAGAAATGCGACAAGTTTCTGAAGCAACG AAACCGGATCTCGTGATTTTTGTTATGGATAGTAGTATTGGACAAGCTGCTTTTGATCAAGCTCAAGCATTTCGACAAAGTGTTGCGGTTGGAGCCGTGATTGTTACTAAGATGGATGGCCATGCAAAAGGAGGTGGTGCCCTAAGTGC AGTTGCTGCAACTAAAAGTCCAGTCATATTTATTGGAACTGGTGAACACATGGACGAGTTTGAAGTTTTTGATGTTAAACCATTTGTCAGCCGTCTTTTAG GCATGGGTGACTTGTCTGGATTGGTGAACAAGATACAAGATGTGGTCCCAATGGATCAACAGCCTGAGCTTCTTCAGAAGTTATCAGAAGGACATTTTACCTTGAGGATCATGTACGAGCAATTTCAGAGCATGCTTAAAATGGGTCCCCTTGGACAG GTTTTTTCAATGCTTCCTGGATTTAGTGCAGAGATGATGCCACAAGGTCGTGAAAAGGAAAGTCAAGCAAAGTTTAAAAGGTATATGACAATGATGGACTCCATGACTGATGAAG AATTGGACAGTACCAATCCAAAGATTTTGACTGAATCTCGGATCATGCGTATAGCTAGGGGATCTGGCCGCCTCGTGCATGAGGTGATGGAGATGTTGGAAGAATACAAACGACTTGCCAAAATATTCAGCAAGATGAAGGGTCTTAAGATTCCAAAGAAGGGAGATATGAGCTCCCTGTCGAGAAACATGAATGCACAAAACATGAGCAAAGTCCTCCCCCCTCAGATGTTGAAGCAGATCGGTGGAATGGGTGGTTTGCAGAACTTAATGAAGCAAATGGGTTCCGCCAAGGACATGATGGGTAtgtttggtggtggtggtggagagTAA
- the LOC101248862 gene encoding uncharacterized protein, which produces MEATAMRPNAAKLLVNCSTPVSFLQPPSAAGVVFLVPKYVRLTSSFKTFMIARASDPKTDQASPSTDEPGLPFLPQEDSNFLVKLGVGSVAGGAAIKYGSVIFSEITTPNISLALFMITAPMIVAVVLLFLQSRTDSTSA; this is translated from the exons ATGGAAGCTACCGCAATGCGACCAAACGCTGCCAAGCTTCTGGTGAACTGCTCAACGCCGGTGTCATTTCTTCAGCCGCCGTCTGCTGCCGGAGTTGTCTTCCTCGTTCCAAAATATGTTCGATTGACTTCCTCATTTAAGACGTTCATGATTGCCCGAGCTTCCGACCCTAAAACTGACCAAGCAAGTCCGAGCACTGATGAACCTGGCCTTCCTTTCCTACCGCAG GAGGATTCGAATTTTTTGGTGAAACTGGGAGTAGGTTCAGTGGCGGGAGGAGCAGCGATAAAGTACGGAAGTGTAATTTTCTCAGAGATAACAACACCAAACATTTCATTAGCTCTGTTTATGATAACAGCTCCGATGATTGTTGCGGTGGTGCTATTATTCTTACAAAGCCGTACAGATTCAACTTCTGCGTGA